One genomic region from Deinococcus sp. JMULE3 encodes:
- a CDS encoding helix-turn-helix domain-containing protein, with translation MARSHRRIEISEEDDQRLRELETSRHTCPKVRLRASILRLHRQGWTVPQLSNHFNRNHQAIHNDLTRFSQHGIPGLADACSPGRPSHMTPEIEQFLREKLLEERFWNAPLLSEQISRTFGVTIGPRALANHLQRLGYSWKRARYSPAKQLDPDIVQHHQDSLETLKKGHWTAD, from the coding sequence ATGGCCCGTTCCCATCGGCGCATTGAGATTTCCGAAGAAGATGACCAGCGACTTCGTGAGCTGGAAACCAGTCGGCACACCTGCCCGAAGGTCCGACTTCGGGCCAGCATTCTGCGCCTTCACCGACAAGGTTGGACCGTTCCTCAGCTGTCCAACCACTTCAATCGGAACCATCAGGCGATTCACAATGACCTGACGAGATTCTCCCAACACGGCATTCCTGGGTTGGCGGACGCGTGTTCACCGGGTCGACCTTCCCACATGACCCCAGAGATCGAGCAGTTTCTCCGCGAGAAACTGCTCGAAGAGCGCTTCTGGAACGCTCCGTTGCTCTCCGAGCAGATCAGCAGGACGTTCGGAGTCACCATCGGACCTCGCGCGCTGGCTAATCATCTCCAGCGCCTGGGATACAGCTGGAAGCGGGCCCGCTATTCACCAGCCAAACAGCTCGACCCGGACATCGTTCAGCACCATCAGGACTCCCTCGAGACCTTAAAAAAGGGGCACTGGACGGCAGATTGA
- a CDS encoding replication initiator protein A yields the protein MVKGLPMKPIREAQYHDELNLARLNVILATNRTKLQHWQKRLQLDAFGEIAIECTAANGHVVPHGLDNDVLMGLITGAVLQNVEPGGEIRLTATELIRLSGLPDCERVFQRLEESLERLQWTALKISEAWFDEGKQHARSIKLSIVSKHWVENVTDPTVKNPGQWQGITKLVIRLDPELTRSIRIGYIRPLNSAILGQIKQPMGRSVYRALSLLRTTSTTSGPAPLCMELPLVAWADHLGLTHHLPELNFVQKIQRALEPAHAALQSAGYLAEVKYSGRGDAKTVSYTFAAEEMQPVNPEVAQLLRPHLGEQRAIQLATELTPEHVRTVLGQFERLLQTDYSRKVRSRPGLLHDMLINPGKYNSVTGLPEKPTARQPIRELLPIDDVMPTPNQAAFEMTFKVVSRSWQEANIRQYKPRLWELYKDGRITTFDLSRQLSDLDPSSVAAQLDRWEQAV from the coding sequence ATGGTTAAAGGGCTGCCCATGAAGCCAATTCGTGAAGCGCAGTATCACGATGAGCTGAACCTAGCTCGGCTGAACGTTATCCTAGCCACAAACCGAACCAAGCTGCAGCACTGGCAGAAGAGACTCCAGTTGGACGCGTTTGGAGAAATTGCCATTGAGTGCACCGCAGCTAATGGTCACGTGGTCCCACACGGTCTCGACAATGACGTGTTGATGGGCCTGATCACAGGAGCCGTGTTACAGAATGTTGAACCTGGAGGCGAGATCCGGCTGACCGCGACCGAACTCATTCGATTGAGCGGTCTGCCGGACTGTGAGCGTGTCTTTCAGCGCCTTGAAGAATCTCTGGAGCGGCTCCAGTGGACCGCCCTCAAGATCAGCGAAGCCTGGTTTGATGAGGGTAAACAGCACGCACGCAGCATCAAACTGTCCATCGTCAGCAAACACTGGGTTGAGAACGTTACTGATCCCACTGTCAAGAATCCGGGTCAGTGGCAAGGCATAACAAAGCTGGTTATCCGCCTGGATCCGGAACTGACGAGAAGCATTCGCATTGGATACATTAGGCCGCTCAATAGTGCCATTCTCGGTCAGATCAAACAGCCGATGGGGCGGAGCGTCTACCGAGCACTGTCGCTCCTCCGCACCACCTCAACGACAAGTGGACCAGCGCCGCTGTGCATGGAACTCCCGCTCGTCGCCTGGGCCGATCACCTTGGGTTGACGCATCATCTTCCAGAGCTCAACTTCGTTCAGAAAATTCAGCGGGCCCTGGAACCTGCACATGCAGCCTTGCAGAGCGCAGGCTACTTAGCGGAGGTCAAATATAGTGGCCGAGGTGATGCCAAAACCGTGTCATACACGTTCGCTGCAGAAGAAATGCAGCCGGTCAACCCAGAGGTTGCACAACTACTCCGACCACACCTCGGAGAACAGCGCGCCATTCAGTTGGCCACTGAGCTGACACCAGAGCATGTCCGGACAGTCCTGGGGCAGTTCGAGAGGCTGCTCCAGACTGACTACAGCCGGAAAGTTCGCAGCCGACCAGGGCTACTCCACGACATGTTGATCAATCCAGGCAAGTACAACAGCGTCACCGGTTTGCCAGAAAAACCCACGGCCAGACAACCTATCCGGGAGCTTTTACCCATTGACGACGTCATGCCAACACCAAACCAAGCTGCCTTCGAGATGACCTTTAAAGTCGTGTCTAGATCTTGGCAGGAAGCCAACATCCGGCAGTACAAGCCCCGGTTATGGGAACTCTACAAAGATGGCCGAATCACGACGTTCGACTTGTCACGGCAGCTTTCCGACCTTGATCCATCGTCAGTGGCCGCACAACTTGATCGTTGGGAGCAGGCTGTCTGA
- a CDS encoding transposase: protein MVTARSVNQSDLCAHLPGASSLDAKKRRVERGCRDPQLTGPVFLAFLLALLPPGKLLLSMDRTTWERGESPLNLLVLGVVLHGYTVPLVWTALDHDGNSGTVRRIQLVSRLLKALPAGRWKGLVADREFIGGEWFRFLRRKGIKRAIRIRKNAVVDELRVDTWFGDLQVGEVRCLAERANVYGEVMQVVATRSPAGDLVAIATDFSVWDTCMLYRARWSVECTFASLKVRGFDVERTGITHPDRLERLFGLVVLAWISCLRVGVWLQAQVPVKVKANGRPAMSLVRYGAERLCHALRWNLPELPALIRLLSTPFHAPGAA, encoded by the coding sequence ATGGTGACCGCGAGGAGCGTGAACCAGAGTGACCTGTGCGCCCACCTGCCTGGGGCAAGCTCCCTCGACGCGAAGAAACGCCGGGTGGAACGAGGGTGCCGGGATCCCCAGCTGACTGGACCGGTGTTCCTGGCCTTCCTGCTGGCCCTGCTGCCCCCTGGGAAACTGCTGCTCAGCATGGACCGGACGACCTGGGAGCGTGGCGAGTCGCCCCTGAACCTCCTGGTCCTCGGCGTCGTGTTGCACGGGTACACGGTGCCGCTCGTCTGGACCGCTCTCGATCACGACGGCAACAGCGGCACGGTCCGGCGCATCCAATTGGTCTCACGACTCCTGAAGGCCCTTCCAGCGGGCCGCTGGAAGGGCCTGGTCGCTGACCGGGAATTCATCGGCGGGGAGTGGTTCCGGTTCCTGAGACGCAAGGGCATCAAACGGGCCATCCGCATCCGGAAGAACGCTGTCGTGGACGAGCTGCGCGTGGACACGTGGTTTGGAGATCTGCAGGTCGGGGAGGTGCGGTGCCTCGCCGAGCGGGCCAACGTCTACGGTGAGGTGATGCAGGTCGTGGCCACCAGGTCCCCCGCGGGGGACCTGGTGGCCATTGCCACGGATTTCAGCGTGTGGGACACCTGCATGCTGTACCGGGCTCGCTGGTCGGTGGAGTGCACGTTCGCGAGCCTCAAGGTCCGCGGGTTCGATGTGGAGCGGACCGGCATCACCCACCCGGACCGGCTGGAACGTCTGTTCGGGCTGGTCGTCCTGGCCTGGATCAGCTGCCTCCGGGTCGGCGTGTGGCTCCAGGCGCAGGTTCCGGTCAAGGTGAAGGCTAATGGCCGCCCGGCCATGAGCCTCGTGCGGTACGGCGCGGAGCGGCTGTGCCATGCCCTGCGGTGGAATCTCCCCGAGTTACCCGCACTGATCAGGCTGCTGAGCACGCCATTTCACGCGCCAGGCGCGGCTTGA
- a CDS encoding J domain-containing protein, giving the protein MRQNLTGSAAPQADPAAHGRAVEAQALRDLQAALPTGWTLETSIILARGGDADALLITGNGERFALDVKARTDEMDLSAPKGDRAKSWAEIYEQVTLAARQLQAQGVVWQPRTKDTAFTPVGDLWAARGDARALVGALQERTTPQAAASTPHEVLEVSPTATLEDIKAAYRRLAKQYHPDRVASLGPEFRLLAEQRMKQINAAYEALTGR; this is encoded by the coding sequence ATGCGTCAGAACCTGACGGGCAGCGCGGCCCCACAGGCGGACCCCGCCGCCCACGGCCGCGCGGTCGAAGCGCAGGCGCTCCGGGACCTGCAGGCGGCACTCCCAACCGGCTGGACCCTGGAAACCAGCATCATCCTGGCGCGTGGCGGCGACGCGGACGCCCTGCTCATCACCGGCAATGGTGAACGGTTTGCCCTGGACGTGAAGGCCCGCACCGACGAGATGGACCTCAGTGCCCCGAAGGGGGACCGGGCCAAGAGCTGGGCGGAGATTTACGAGCAGGTCACCCTGGCTGCCCGGCAACTTCAGGCCCAGGGCGTGGTGTGGCAACCCCGCACGAAAGACACCGCCTTCACACCCGTGGGTGACCTCTGGGCCGCGCGGGGGGACGCCAGGGCGCTGGTGGGCGCCCTGCAGGAGCGCACCACACCTCAGGCCGCTGCGTCCACCCCACACGAGGTGCTGGAGGTGTCCCCAACCGCGACATTGGAGGACATCAAAGCGGCCTACCGCCGACTGGCCAAGCAGTATCACCCCGACCGGGTCGCCAGCCTGGGGCCAGAGTTCCGGCTGCTGGCCGAACAGCGGATGAAGCAGATCAATGCCGCGTATGAAGCCCTGACGGGGCGCTGA
- a CDS encoding transposase, whose translation MKNRQFSEDQIIKLLQDAKKGEKPVEDLCRDFGCSPASFYAWKKKYGDTTVGEAKRLRQLEKENARLLKIVGQQRLEIDAMKDVIQKKR comes from the coding sequence ATGAAAAACCGGCAGTTCAGCGAAGATCAGATCATCAAGCTGCTCCAGGACGCCAAAAAGGGTGAGAAGCCAGTCGAGGACCTGTGCCGTGACTTCGGCTGCAGTCCGGCGTCCTTTTACGCCTGGAAGAAGAAGTACGGCGACACCACTGTTGGCGAAGCCAAGCGGCTTCGCCAACTCGAGAAAGAGAACGCCCGCCTGCTGAAAATAGTCGGGCAGCAACGCCTGGAAATCGATGCGATGAAGGACGTGATCCAGAAAAAGCGGTGA
- a CDS encoding IS3 family transposase, whose product MTPAERRAAARQLVAAQVKPERACLLVGIPRSTWYYRPKPRHDGDLRQRIRELALVHPRRGYRFIHALLVQEGHRINRKKVRRIWREEHLTVTTRRRKKIRTGASVPMQAEFPDHVWTYDFLFDQTFGGTTLKILTLTDEFTRESLALRVAASFTSLDVKDVLQDVIAARGAPRFIRSDNGPEFMARDLGIWLAVNAVGTRFIEPGKPWQNGYAESFHSRLREECLNLEVLYSARHAQVVLDGYQAFYNERRPHSSLGYRTPHEHAEQSRGRPNAPLCGQNTAQANVRPSPGQAGTADDVPCS is encoded by the coding sequence GTGACGCCCGCCGAGAGACGGGCGGCAGCGAGGCAACTCGTTGCCGCCCAGGTCAAGCCCGAACGGGCTTGCCTCCTGGTGGGCATTCCCAGATCCACCTGGTACTACCGTCCGAAGCCGCGTCACGATGGGGATCTCCGGCAGCGCATTCGCGAACTGGCCCTTGTGCATCCTCGACGCGGGTACCGGTTCATTCACGCGCTGCTCGTCCAGGAGGGACATCGCATCAACCGGAAGAAGGTCCGGCGCATCTGGCGCGAGGAGCACCTGACGGTCACGACCAGGCGCCGGAAGAAGATCCGCACTGGGGCGAGTGTTCCCATGCAGGCTGAGTTCCCGGATCACGTGTGGACGTATGACTTCCTGTTCGACCAGACGTTCGGGGGGACAACGCTGAAGATCCTGACGCTGACCGACGAGTTCACCCGTGAATCCCTGGCGCTGCGGGTGGCGGCGTCCTTCACATCCCTGGATGTGAAGGACGTGCTTCAGGACGTCATCGCGGCGCGTGGTGCACCCAGATTCATCCGGAGTGACAACGGGCCAGAGTTTATGGCTCGTGACCTGGGCATCTGGTTGGCTGTGAATGCGGTCGGCACCCGGTTCATTGAGCCGGGGAAGCCCTGGCAAAACGGCTACGCCGAGAGTTTTCACTCTCGGCTGCGGGAGGAATGCCTGAATCTGGAGGTGCTGTACTCGGCGCGGCACGCCCAGGTGGTGCTGGATGGCTACCAGGCGTTTTACAACGAGAGGCGGCCACATTCGTCGCTGGGCTACCGAACCCCTCACGAGCATGCCGAACAGTCCAGGGGGCGGCCGAACGCCCCCCTGTGCGGACAGAACACCGCACAGGCGAACGTCCGACCTTCCCCTGGTCAGGCAGGAACCGCTGATGATGTACCCTGCTCTTGA
- a CDS encoding MOSC domain-containing protein has product MKIHALYHRAAHGHPGRRTEQLILTLAGIQGHFPTSPVRQVLATDLHTLHQLGLEPGVLKEDLVLQDIDLHALASGSELVFGAVRLRLTVHCEPCKQVGTSVSTRTLMHRRGYLMQIMAPGPLTLGSPGHVRSDVYEEIPYRAVDRVAWYLRRLDGPIASTQLMEALGLPMGMCRALPRMLRHIDPTDAGKVTFKSAERRARAERLATQARGQI; this is encoded by the coding sequence ATGAAAATTCACGCTCTCTACCACCGGGCGGCACATGGGCACCCTGGGCGGCGCACAGAACAGCTCATCCTGACCTTGGCGGGCATCCAGGGCCATTTTCCGACGTCCCCTGTGCGGCAGGTGCTGGCCACAGACCTCCATACCCTCCATCAACTGGGATTGGAGCCTGGGGTTTTGAAAGAAGATCTGGTCCTCCAGGATATTGATCTTCACGCCCTCGCCTCTGGCAGTGAACTGGTCTTCGGCGCGGTGCGCTTGCGCCTGACGGTTCACTGCGAACCCTGCAAACAGGTGGGGACCTCCGTCTCCACGCGCACGTTGATGCACCGGCGTGGCTACCTCATGCAGATCATGGCACCGGGTCCGCTGACCCTGGGAAGCCCGGGTCACGTCCGGTCAGATGTGTATGAGGAGATCCCATACCGGGCGGTGGACCGGGTCGCGTGGTACTTGCGACGACTGGACGGTCCGATTGCCAGTACACAGCTCATGGAAGCGCTTGGATTGCCAATGGGCATGTGCCGTGCGCTGCCCCGAATGCTCCGGCACATTGACCCGACCGATGCCGGCAAAGTGACGTTTAAAAGCGCTGAGCGCCGTGCCCGTGCAGAGCGCCTGGCGACGCAGGCGAGAGGCCAGATATGA